The Gracilimonas sediminicola sequence ACCTGGATCAGGCCCTCACAAATCTGCGCCTGAATTACGCAGAAGAAAAGAAAAAAGAGAACAACGCTCCATCCGGAGAAGCTCCCGAAAAAGAAGATGAGTAACCCGGAAGCAAAGCCGGTAAAAGCAGCCGGTGGCATTGTTTTCAAATATCCCGATGGTTCTACCATGCCCGAAGTATTAATGATTTACAGAAACGGGTACTGGGATCTCCCAAAAGGAAAACTGGAAAAAGGCGAATCGCTGGAAATGTGTGCCGTCCGTGAGGTATCAGAAGAAGTGGGCAGTAGTTTGCCTGCTTTGGTGAGCGAAGTCGGCACTACCTATCATGAATACCCGGAAAAAGGAAAGGTGGTGGGT is a genomic window containing:
- a CDS encoding NUDIX hydrolase, giving the protein MSNPEAKPVKAAGGIVFKYPDGSTMPEVLMIYRNGYWDLPKGKLEKGESLEMCAVREVSEEVGSSLPALVSEVGTTYHEYPEKGKVVGKTTWWYSMILTRQEEFIPEEKEGIEKVEWVPFQKAIDRAGFDNLREILAKFSQ